The bacterium genome has a window encoding:
- a CDS encoding cbb3-type cytochrome c oxidase subunit I has product MSHSNEHHHESFFKKYLFSTDHKIIGMQYLFTGMFMGLIGGFLVYAFRMQLAFPGISVPGFGVVTESGYNALVTNHGAVMIFWFAMPVLIAAFGNYLIPLMIGCDDMVFPRLNRLSYQIFLLSAIILIISFFVKNGGFGGAWTAYPPLSAKAEYNLTPMGAPLWLIAVALEFVAFLIGGINFITTLMNSRAKGMKMYDIPMVVWMIVIASILFMASVGPLIAGAAMLLFDQLIGTAFYDAAKGGDPLLWQHLFWFFGHPEVYVVLLPTMGMVVEVMTTFSRKKLFGYKTFLYSTFFTGILSFVVWAHHQFVAGIDPRMANIFTVTTLLISVPIAEICFLMIATLYGGSIELKTPMLFALAFVAEFIIGGVTGIYLGSSGMDIYFHDTYFVVAHFHYTFVPIAIIGLFTGIYYWFPKMFGKMMCDTLGKIHFWGTIISFNFIFIPLFFLGMAGEHRRIYNYQNFPDLNTVGLFDLRKLATVSLLVMLAFQAVFFYNFIRSLIKGEKAPANPWKANTLEWQAPSPPPHGNFAELPEVYRGPYEFGVPGRDQDYWPQNQPN; this is encoded by the coding sequence ATGTCTCATTCCAACGAACATCATCACGAAAGTTTTTTTAAGAAATATCTTTTTTCCACCGACCATAAAATTATCGGTATGCAGTATTTATTTACTGGCATGTTTATGGGTTTAATTGGTGGGTTTTTGGTTTACGCGTTTCGTATGCAGCTGGCTTTCCCGGGAATTTCGGTTCCCGGATTTGGTGTAGTAACCGAAAGTGGTTACAATGCCCTGGTTACCAATCACGGTGCCGTGATGATTTTTTGGTTTGCCATGCCCGTTCTTATTGCTGCTTTTGGCAACTATTTAATTCCGCTCATGATTGGTTGCGACGATATGGTGTTCCCACGTCTTAATCGTCTTTCCTATCAAATCTTTTTACTCAGTGCCATTATACTGATCATTTCCTTTTTTGTAAAAAATGGCGGTTTTGGTGGCGCTTGGACAGCGTATCCGCCTTTGTCTGCCAAAGCTGAATACAATTTAACTCCCATGGGTGCGCCTTTATGGCTTATTGCTGTTGCTCTTGAATTTGTAGCTTTTTTAATTGGTGGTATCAATTTTATTACAACTCTCATGAACTCACGCGCTAAAGGAATGAAGATGTACGATATTCCCATGGTAGTGTGGATGATTGTGATTGCTAGTATTTTGTTTATGGCTTCCGTAGGTCCGCTTATAGCCGGAGCGGCTATGTTGTTGTTTGATCAATTGATTGGTACTGCGTTTTACGACGCGGCCAAGGGTGGGGATCCGCTTTTGTGGCAACATCTTTTCTGGTTCTTTGGCCACCCCGAAGTTTATGTGGTTTTGTTGCCCACTATGGGTATGGTGGTAGAAGTGATGACCACTTTTTCACGCAAAAAATTGTTTGGTTATAAAACTTTTTTATACTCCACCTTTTTTACCGGAATTTTAAGCTTTGTAGTATGGGCGCATCACCAGTTTGTAGCAGGCATTGATCCACGCATGGCCAATATTTTTACCGTAACCACTTTGCTTATTTCGGTACCTATTGCCGAAATTTGTTTTTTGATGATTGCCACCCTGTATGGCGGATCCATCGAACTTAAAACCCCTATGTTGTTTGCTTTAGCTTTTGTGGCCGAATTTATTATTGGTGGTGTTACCGGAATTTATCTTGGCTCGTCGGGCATGGATATTTATTTCCATGATACCTACTTTGTGGTGGCTCACTTTCATTATACTTTCGTGCCTATTGCCATCATTGGTCTTTTTACCGGTATTTATTATTGGTTCCCCAAAATGTTTGGCAAAATGATGTGTGATACTTTGGGTAAAATTCACTTTTGGGGCACTATTATTTCATTCAATTTTATTTTTATTCCACTTTTCTTTTTGGGTATGGCTGGTGAACATCGTCGTATTTACAACTACCAAAATTTTCCCGACTTAAACACAGTGGGTTTATTTGATTTGCGCAAATTAGCAACGGTGTCGTTATTGGTTATGCTCGCGTTTCAGGCTGTGTTTTTTTACAACTTTATTCGTAGTTTAATTAAGGGTGAAAAGGCTCCGGCTAATCCCTGGAAAGCCAATACGCTGGAATGGCAGGCCCCGTCGCCTCCTCCCCACGGTAATTTTGCCGAATTGCCCGAAGTATATCGTGGGCCTTACGAATTTGGTGTGCCGGGCCGTGACCAAGATTATTGGCCGCAAAATCAACCGAATTAA
- a CDS encoding SCO family protein, whose translation MKFVVVCSLILISVVSWAADIDPQAMVITNQVGSRLPDVGFKDEMGNQVHLKTILNEGKPVILTPVYYGCPSLCTVVLNGLLDGLKELKDDFKGEFKIVTFSINPEETPQIAAVKKEAYVKESSFSPHDWYFLTGDDASIKSLTQALGFHYQRLGDEYVHGAGIFVVSSKGDLKRTLFGSHYRAQDLKLALIEAGAGELAHKVSSYFYRYDDLTRQYRPHGPRLLKLVGAFLLFNLAFFVWKRNKVNN comes from the coding sequence ATGAAGTTTGTTGTTGTTTGCTCTTTGATTTTAATAAGCGTTGTAAGCTGGGCTGCGGATATAGATCCGCAAGCAATGGTGATTACAAACCAGGTGGGAAGCAGGCTTCCAGATGTTGGTTTTAAAGATGAGATGGGAAACCAGGTTCATCTTAAAACAATTTTAAACGAGGGTAAGCCTGTTATTCTGACGCCGGTATATTACGGTTGTCCTAGTTTGTGCACAGTGGTGCTTAATGGTTTGTTAGATGGGTTAAAGGAATTAAAAGACGATTTTAAGGGTGAATTTAAAATTGTAACTTTTAGTATTAATCCAGAGGAAACCCCACAAATAGCTGCTGTTAAAAAAGAAGCCTATGTGAAGGAGTCATCCTTCAGCCCGCATGATTGGTATTTTTTAACGGGTGATGACGCTAGTATTAAATCGCTAACCCAGGCGTTAGGATTTCATTACCAACGCTTAGGCGATGAGTATGTGCATGGTGCCGGAATTTTTGTGGTGTCGTCCAAAGGTGACTTAAAAAGAACCCTTTTTGGGAGTCATTACAGAGCGCAAGATTTAAAGCTTGCGTTAATTGAAGCCGGAGCTGGTGAATTGGCTCACAAAGTGAGTTCCTATTTTTACCGGTACGATGATTTAACGAGGCAGTATAGGCCACATGGCCCAAGACTTTTAAAATTAGTAGGTGCTTTTTTACTTTTTAATTTGGCTTTTTTTGTATGGAAAAGAAACAAAGTAAACAATTAG
- a CDS encoding molybdopterin oxidoreductase: MPKALAGLMLAFVVVGVVSFLHTLKIDEQRAWTGFLHQYFYWLCLGLGGLFFTALQHITGSYWSVTVRRIAEVFSAYLPVALVLFFVLLAGSGHLFEWMHADVVAHDHLLQGKSAYLNKPFFIIRALFLFGVCFTLGYKMICNSLKQDETGDAALTLKNTKMAPLFLFLFGWGFTFVTVDLIMSLSPHWFSTIFGVYCWAGLFSSTLAMLALWVLRLKRKGILAGFVNENHLHDIGKLMFAFMVFWAYTGFSQFMLIWYGNLPEENFFYLNRIVTEGSISWLCISRILMVGHFGLPFLLFIGRKQKRNEIFLMCTAIWYLIFQWIDIYWLVYPTFYKIPVFGFYEVGLFLGFLGLFVLSVGFRLSRVSPVAYRDPRMEDALHHHQ, translated from the coding sequence ATGCCAAAAGCCCTTGCTGGTTTAATGCTGGCTTTTGTGGTGGTTGGTGTAGTGTCGTTTTTGCACACGTTAAAAATAGATGAACAGCGCGCTTGGACCGGGTTTTTACATCAGTATTTTTACTGGTTATGTTTAGGTTTGGGCGGGCTCTTTTTTACAGCTTTGCAGCACATTACCGGATCTTACTGGAGTGTGACGGTGCGCCGTATAGCCGAAGTGTTTAGTGCTTATTTGCCGGTGGCACTTGTGTTGTTTTTTGTGTTGCTCGCGGGTTCGGGCCATTTATTTGAATGGATGCATGCCGATGTAGTGGCTCATGATCATTTACTTCAGGGTAAATCAGCTTATCTCAATAAACCATTTTTTATTATCCGTGCTCTGTTTTTGTTTGGGGTGTGTTTTACTTTGGGTTACAAAATGATCTGTAATTCACTCAAGCAAGATGAAACGGGTGATGCAGCGTTAACCTTAAAAAACACCAAAATGGCGCCGTTGTTTTTGTTTCTTTTTGGTTGGGGTTTTACCTTTGTAACAGTAGATCTCATCATGTCTCTTTCACCTCATTGGTTTAGCACAATTTTTGGTGTTTATTGTTGGGCCGGACTTTTTTCATCTACTCTGGCTATGCTGGCTTTGTGGGTATTGCGTTTAAAACGCAAAGGAATTTTAGCTGGTTTTGTTAACGAAAACCACTTGCACGATATTGGCAAGCTCATGTTTGCTTTCATGGTATTTTGGGCTTATACCGGTTTTTCACAATTCATGCTGATTTGGTATGGTAATTTACCCGAAGAAAATTTCTTTTATTTAAACCGTATTGTAACCGAAGGCAGTATTAGCTGGCTTTGTATTTCGCGAATTCTCATGGTGGGTCATTTTGGTTTGCCTTTCTTGTTATTTATTGGCCGCAAACAAAAGAGAAACGAAATATTTCTTATGTGTACAGCCATCTGGTATTTAATTTTTCAATGGATTGATATTTACTGGTTGGTGTACCCCACTTTTTATAAAATTCCAGTTTTTGGTTTTTATGAAGTGGGTCTCTTTTTGGGATTTTTAGGATTATTTGTGTTGTCGGTGGGTTTCCGTCTGTCCCGTGTGTCGCCGGTGGCGTACCGCGATCCTCGGATGGAAGACGCACTACACCACCATCAATGA
- a CDS encoding c-type cytochrome produces the protein MKRFYQYILVMVIAVVLSACAGAGGNRTTFEYMPDMMDQWHIKAQEEPYRAAPEGTVPVGYKAYPYSKEEGDMANSLQNPLAMTKENLLLGKKTFNTYCIVCHGSRGKGDGYIVPKFPMPPSLQSDKVRGLSDGRLFHIMTRGQNLMPSYASQTLEKERWATALYIRALQRSVKPSAEDVEIFNSMLK, from the coding sequence ATGAAACGTTTTTATCAATACATTCTGGTGATGGTTATAGCGGTGGTGTTAAGCGCTTGTGCAGGTGCTGGTGGTAATCGCACTACTTTTGAATATATGCCCGATATGATGGATCAATGGCATATTAAGGCACAAGAAGAACCGTATCGAGCTGCTCCCGAAGGCACGGTACCGGTAGGCTACAAAGCTTATCCTTATTCTAAAGAAGAAGGGGATATGGCTAATAGTTTGCAAAACCCTCTGGCCATGACCAAAGAAAATCTTTTATTAGGCAAAAAAACTTTTAATACCTATTGTATTGTGTGTCATGGTTCTCGTGGCAAGGGTGATGGTTATATTGTTCCCAAATTTCCCATGCCGCCGTCTCTTCAATCCGATAAGGTACGCGGTTTATCCGATGGGCGTTTGTTTCATATCATGACACGTGGACAAAATTTGATGCCCTCATATGCCTCTCAAACTTTAGAGAAAGAAAGATGGGCAACAGCTCTTTATATACGGGCTCTGCAGCGCTCGGTTAAACCCAGTGCCGAAGACGTAGAAATTTTTAACAGCATGCTTAAGTAA
- a CDS encoding TAT-variant-translocated molybdopterin oxidoreductase: MNEMNKNSKKHWGSLEEYFETSSFKDGIGREFLAPPQEQKVTEIERRDFLKVMGAGLFMATAACTRRPVEKIIPYVNRPLDTTPGVANYYTSTCDSCSSGCGILVKTREGRPIKVEGNPEHVMNEGALCARGQASVLNLYDPDRLKAPLVIEDITGLSQELTLAELDDSLKNKFNALRQGNKKLVLLTGLITSPTTLKIIRDFLSAYPGSQHVMFDAAHPEEVSLANDASYGEKMIPHYAFDKADAVVSFGADFLGTYVSPVEFSKKFSKNRKLAEKPEMSQLTVVESVLSLTGTNADVHHAVKPGDELVVALGVANLVGKKSGGVPSVIAAYNAEKVSGLTGVSAKALEDIADTLLKNRGKSLVLGGTVRGAHAVALQTVVNFINSALGNDGITVDFGRGSNEVSSGFGALTQLVSDMKAGNVGALIIQGINPVFSLPASLKFADALSKVPLTVSFAKVLDETAKISDYVVAESHAFETWGDANPRNGLYSIIQPTISPLYSTRSLGEMLLVLSGNTQTYYTSLKATWNDSILGGTSWDEVLQKGFVQKEGGSASRSFNSSALAVVPANLGTVSNKFILSLCPSRAISDSQDVNNSWLQEMPDPISKVTWDNYISMAPQAARDLRLAEGDVVAISAAGVSGEFPVHIQPKMHPQTLSLAVGYGRKVSGKVGTGVGFDAYPFQQVVDGNLAWGGLVLESVIKTGVNHQLAITQGHHTMEGRDIVRETTLEEFAKNPEASNEGHEAEDLTLWPVHEYKGYRWGMAIDMSVCTGCNACMIGCQSENNIPTVGREQVIVGREMHWIRVDRYYVGDPDKNPDVSYQPMLCQHCENAPCETVCPVIATVHDEEGLNTMVYNRCVGTRYCANNCPYKVRRFNYFGYHDVVEKPRSYQFNPEVTVREQGVMEKCTFCIQRIHEAKWNAKYENRLVKDGEIKTACQQTCPTDAIVFGNTNDPDSKVSKIKKLPRGYHVLEETNVKSQVTYLAKVRNKVSA; this comes from the coding sequence ATGAATGAGATGAACAAAAATTCAAAAAAACACTGGGGTAGCCTGGAAGAGTATTTTGAGACCTCCAGTTTTAAAGACGGCATTGGCCGCGAATTTTTGGCGCCTCCCCAAGAACAAAAAGTAACCGAAATTGAACGTCGTGACTTTTTAAAGGTGATGGGTGCGGGTCTTTTTATGGCCACAGCTGCTTGTACGCGCCGTCCTGTTGAAAAAATTATTCCCTACGTCAATCGTCCGCTTGATACCACGCCAGGTGTTGCTAACTATTATACCTCCACCTGCGATTCTTGTTCGTCGGGTTGTGGTATTTTGGTAAAAACACGTGAAGGTCGTCCTATTAAAGTAGAAGGTAATCCCGAGCATGTGATGAATGAAGGGGCGCTGTGTGCTCGCGGGCAAGCTTCGGTTTTAAATTTGTATGATCCCGATCGTTTAAAGGCGCCTCTTGTTATTGAAGATATTACGGGTTTAAGCCAAGAGCTTACATTGGCCGAGTTGGATGATTCGCTTAAAAATAAGTTTAATGCTCTTCGTCAGGGTAATAAAAAATTAGTGCTTTTAACCGGGCTTATTACCAGTCCTACTACACTTAAAATTATTCGTGACTTTTTATCGGCCTATCCTGGTAGCCAGCATGTTATGTTTGATGCGGCTCATCCCGAAGAAGTATCGCTTGCTAACGACGCTTCTTATGGTGAAAAAATGATCCCGCACTATGCATTTGATAAAGCGGATGCCGTAGTAAGTTTTGGTGCCGACTTTTTAGGGACTTATGTATCGCCTGTAGAATTTTCTAAAAAATTCTCTAAAAATCGTAAATTAGCCGAAAAGCCTGAGATGTCGCAACTGACAGTTGTGGAATCGGTTCTTTCACTAACGGGTACTAATGCCGATGTGCACCACGCTGTAAAGCCTGGAGACGAACTTGTAGTAGCTTTGGGTGTGGCTAATCTTGTTGGTAAAAAATCGGGTGGCGTTCCCTCTGTTATTGCTGCTTACAATGCCGAAAAAGTATCTGGTCTGACCGGTGTTTCGGCCAAGGCCCTTGAAGATATTGCCGATACCCTTCTTAAAAATCGCGGTAAAAGTTTAGTATTGGGTGGTACGGTTCGTGGCGCTCATGCAGTAGCATTACAAACGGTTGTTAATTTTATTAACTCGGCTTTAGGTAACGATGGTATTACCGTGGATTTTGGCCGTGGCTCAAATGAAGTTTCCAGCGGTTTTGGTGCTCTTACTCAATTGGTAAGTGACATGAAGGCTGGTAATGTTGGCGCTCTTATTATTCAAGGTATCAACCCTGTTTTCTCGTTACCGGCTTCGTTAAAATTTGCTGACGCGCTTTCTAAGGTTCCGTTAACTGTTAGTTTTGCCAAAGTGTTAGATGAAACGGCTAAAATTTCCGATTATGTTGTGGCCGAATCGCATGCTTTTGAAACTTGGGGTGATGCTAACCCACGTAATGGTCTTTATAGTATTATTCAGCCTACCATCAGTCCTTTATATAGCACGCGTTCTTTGGGTGAAATGTTGTTGGTGCTTTCTGGTAACACGCAAACTTACTATACATCCTTAAAAGCAACCTGGAATGATTCTATTTTAGGTGGAACTTCGTGGGATGAAGTCTTGCAAAAAGGTTTTGTGCAAAAAGAAGGTGGCAGTGCTTCGCGTTCTTTTAATTCTTCTGCTCTGGCTGTTGTGCCGGCTAACCTGGGCACGGTTTCAAATAAATTTATTCTTTCGCTCTGCCCTTCGCGTGCCATCAGCGACAGTCAAGATGTGAACAACTCTTGGTTGCAGGAAATGCCAGATCCCATTTCAAAAGTAACGTGGGATAACTATATTTCTATGGCTCCTCAAGCGGCCCGCGATTTACGTTTGGCCGAAGGAGATGTGGTGGCTATTAGTGCTGCCGGTGTGTCGGGTGAATTCCCGGTGCATATTCAGCCCAAAATGCATCCGCAAACTTTGTCGCTTGCTGTAGGTTATGGTCGCAAAGTATCGGGTAAGGTGGGAACGGGTGTTGGTTTTGATGCTTATCCTTTTCAACAGGTTGTAGACGGTAATTTGGCTTGGGGTGGTTTGGTTTTAGAGAGTGTTATTAAAACGGGAGTTAATCATCAATTAGCCATTACGCAAGGTCATCATACTATGGAAGGTCGCGATATTGTGCGCGAAACCACCTTGGAAGAATTTGCTAAAAACCCCGAGGCCTCTAACGAGGGTCATGAAGCCGAAGATTTAACTTTGTGGCCTGTACACGAATATAAAGGTTACCGCTGGGGTATGGCCATCGACATGAGTGTGTGTACCGGTTGTAATGCGTGTATGATTGGCTGCCAATCTGAAAACAATATTCCTACAGTAGGTCGCGAACAGGTTATTGTGGGTCGTGAGATGCACTGGATTCGTGTTGACCGTTATTATGTTGGCGATCCCGATAAAAATCCAGATGTGTCGTATCAGCCTATGCTGTGCCAGCATTGCGAAAATGCTCCTTGCGAAACGGTATGTCCGGTTATTGCTACAGTGCACGACGAAGAAGGTTTAAATACCATGGTGTACAACCGCTGTGTGGGTACGCGTTATTGTGCCAATAACTGTCCGTATAAAGTGCGTCGTTTTAATTATTTTGGTTATCACGATGTAGTTGAAAAACCGCGTTCATATCAGTTTAACCCCGAAGTAACCGTGCGCGAACAAGGGGTGATGGAAAAATGTACTTTTTGTATCCAGCGCATTCATGAAGCCAAGTGGAATGCCAAGTATGAAAACCGTTTGGTGAAAGACGGCGAAATTAAAACCGCCTGTCAGCAAACCTGTCCTACCGATGCGATTGTGTTTGGTAATACCAACGATCCCGATAGTAAGGTTTCCAAAATTAAGAAGTTGCCACGCGGGTATCATGTGCTGGAAGAAACCAATGTGAAATCACAAGTGACGTATTTGGCTAAAGTTAGAAATAAAGTGTCAGCCTGA
- a CDS encoding c-type cytochrome, protein MEKKQSKQLVLSVAILMCGLIMPSFVHADDLQEISQNITSTPDQIAKGKTVFMSNCMTCHGSEGKGDGPAAAAFNPKPRNFTAEKFKQGSSPSATFYTVTNGMGSMPSFAALSVSDRLAAIHFVLSLSPNREKDTPDTLSKIGLGPDLKPLANFNSNKAPELPIDYIIERMSTDGNVKTLDYKLLAKQMEEEKKAAATPVAQAPVQADLKRGKVLFESCTICHGDNGEGTKLATAPQIAGQDVDYLMRQLKNFQTGVRGAHPDDVNGLKMRPMSRMLQTEEDVINVAHYVASLPNTKTENTLGGDKEKGKITYNTCMSCHGADAKGSKAMNAPMLKYLPDWYIMTQIHNFQKGIRGTDSRDTNGATMRGMAASLATDDMIKDVAAYIQSLQ, encoded by the coding sequence ATGGAAAAGAAACAAAGTAAACAATTAGTGTTGAGTGTAGCAATTTTGATGTGCGGCTTGATAATGCCAAGCTTTGTGCATGCCGATGATTTGCAGGAAATTTCGCAAAATATCACGTCCACTCCCGATCAAATTGCCAAAGGTAAAACTGTGTTTATGTCTAATTGTATGACATGTCACGGTTCTGAAGGAAAAGGTGACGGCCCGGCGGCTGCAGCATTTAATCCTAAGCCGCGCAATTTTACCGCAGAAAAATTTAAGCAAGGTTCTAGCCCTTCGGCCACTTTTTATACTGTGACCAATGGTATGGGCAGTATGCCTTCGTTTGCCGCTTTGTCAGTATCCGATCGTTTGGCGGCCATTCATTTTGTGTTAAGTTTGTCGCCCAATCGCGAAAAGGATACTCCTGATACTTTATCCAAAATTGGTCTTGGTCCCGACTTAAAACCTTTAGCTAATTTTAATAGTAATAAAGCTCCAGAGTTACCAATTGATTATATTATTGAACGTATGTCGACTGACGGTAACGTAAAAACGCTCGATTACAAATTGCTGGCCAAGCAAATGGAAGAAGAGAAAAAGGCGGCCGCCACTCCTGTAGCACAAGCCCCTGTTCAGGCCGATTTAAAACGAGGAAAAGTTTTGTTTGAATCGTGCACGATTTGCCACGGTGATAATGGCGAAGGAACAAAGCTTGCTACAGCGCCTCAAATTGCAGGCCAGGATGTTGATTATTTAATGCGTCAGCTTAAAAACTTTCAAACAGGTGTAAGAGGGGCTCACCCCGACGACGTGAATGGTCTTAAAATGCGTCCTATGTCGCGTATGTTACAAACAGAAGAAGATGTTATAAACGTAGCGCATTACGTGGCAAGTCTTCCTAACACTAAAACCGAAAATACTTTAGGTGGTGATAAAGAAAAAGGAAAGATTACCTACAACACCTGTATGTCATGCCATGGAGCTGATGCAAAAGGATCAAAAGCGATGAATGCTCCCATGCTTAAGTATTTGCCCGATTGGTACATCATGACGCAAATTCATAATTTTCAAAAAGGAATTCGTGGTACAGATTCTCGTGATACAAACGGGGCTACCATGCGTGGTATGGCGGCAAGTTTAGCAACGGACGATATGATAAAAGACGTGGCTGCTTATATTCAATCATTACAGTAA
- a CDS encoding cytochrome c oxidase subunit II — protein sequence MLQHFLPGISSYSAQSDQLFDLITYVMGFWFFLGQGLFFYFILKYRRKPGVPSVYISGDSKQEKKPIAWAHKLLLVCDIVIVLAAVKVWYHVKQELPPADATIKVIGQQWAWTFVDAGKDGKLDTPDDITTIDELHVQVNKTYHFLLTTKDVLHSFFVPVFRLKQDAVPGREIVGWFKALETGEYDITCAEICGVGHGLMGGRIFIESEEDHQKWVDNHSSQGSAKLGLNP from the coding sequence ATGTTACAACACTTTCTTCCCGGTATTTCCTCCTATAGTGCCCAATCCGATCAACTGTTTGATCTCATTACGTATGTTATGGGTTTTTGGTTTTTCTTAGGGCAGGGACTTTTTTTTTACTTCATCCTAAAATACCGTCGTAAGCCCGGAGTTCCTTCGGTTTATATTTCTGGTGATAGCAAACAGGAGAAAAAACCTATTGCTTGGGCACACAAGCTTTTACTTGTTTGCGATATTGTTATTGTGCTGGCCGCCGTTAAAGTTTGGTATCATGTAAAGCAAGAACTTCCCCCGGCCGATGCTACTATTAAAGTGATTGGTCAGCAATGGGCCTGGACCTTTGTTGATGCGGGTAAAGACGGCAAACTGGATACTCCCGATGATATCACCACTATTGATGAGCTTCATGTACAAGTGAATAAAACCTATCATTTTTTACTTACAACAAAAGACGTGCTTCATAGTTTTTTTGTACCGGTATTTCGCCTTAAGCAAGATGCGGTTCCTGGGCGAGAAATTGTGGGTTGGTTTAAAGCTCTTGAAACAGGTGAGTATGATATTACCTGTGCCGAAATTTGTGGCGTGGGTCATGGTCTCATGGGAGGCAGAATTTTTATTGAAAGCGAAGAAGACCACCAAAAATGGGTTGATAATCATTCTTCACAGGGCAGTGCTAAATTGGGGTTAAATCCATAA
- a CDS encoding DUF3341 domain-containing protein: MATKEKGILAVFNDQHQLLDAIKKVRAMGITKMDAFTPFPIHGIEDAMGLKRSWIPWATLVYGLTGATLAFTFETWTSAFDWPLNIGGKPFISWPAFIPITFEGGILIGGVLTVLTLFGVMKLPCFSKPVLDVRLTNDHFGLMIEDADPKFNEDKLSNAFKECHVVDIKKIGH; encoded by the coding sequence ATGGCTACTAAGGAAAAAGGAATTTTGGCCGTTTTTAACGATCAGCATCAATTGCTTGATGCTATTAAAAAAGTACGCGCTATGGGCATTACCAAAATGGATGCCTTTACGCCTTTTCCCATACACGGCATTGAAGATGCCATGGGACTTAAGCGCTCGTGGATTCCATGGGCAACGTTGGTATATGGCTTAACGGGCGCAACACTTGCTTTTACTTTTGAAACTTGGACCTCAGCTTTTGATTGGCCGCTTAATATTGGTGGTAAGCCTTTTATTTCCTGGCCAGCTTTTATTCCAATTACTTTTGAAGGTGGTATTTTAATTGGCGGTGTGCTGACCGTATTAACACTTTTTGGTGTGATGAAGTTACCTTGTTTTAGTAAGCCGGTTTTAGATGTTAGACTTACCAACGATCACTTTGGTCTTATGATTGAAGATGCCGACCCCAAGTTTAACGAAGATAAATTAAGCAACGCTTTTAAAGAATGCCACGTGGTGGACATTAAAAAAATTGGCCACTAA
- the nrfD gene encoding polysulfide reductase NrfD, with the protein MEIVNNKIIKEPLVAPGRVYADVNDRVCAPLERFPSIKWWACFLVAQVALAIGTFLVINMFKQGLGVLGINHPVAWGTFITNFVFWIGIGHAGTLISAILFLFRQKWRTAINRSAEAMTIFAVMTAGMFPILHTGRPWYAAFYLFPYPNQRQLWVNFRSPLEWDVWAVSTYFTISLLFWYIGLIPDIASVRDRAKNTIRKIVYTVLSFGWRGSAKHWNHYEMVYLILAGLSTPLVLSVHSIVSFDFAVAILPGWHTTIFPPYFVAGAVFSGFAMVVTLLCIVREVFNLKDFITVGHLENMNKIILLTGTIVGYAYIMEFFIAWYSGSMYERFAFINRATGPYAWSYWIMMTCNVITPQIFWFKNLRRSIPVMFVASLIVNIGMWFERFVIIITSLHRDYLPSSWDYYIPTLTDWGITIMSFGFFFTLFLLFCRVLPTICMFEVKMVMETKGKHH; encoded by the coding sequence ATGGAAATAGTAAATAATAAAATTATTAAAGAACCTCTTGTTGCTCCGGGTCGCGTGTATGCTGATGTGAACGATCGTGTGTGTGCGCCTTTGGAACGCTTTCCATCTATTAAATGGTGGGCCTGTTTTTTGGTGGCGCAAGTGGCTTTGGCTATTGGTACTTTTCTTGTGATCAATATGTTCAAACAGGGTTTGGGCGTATTGGGTATTAACCATCCTGTAGCTTGGGGAACATTTATTACCAATTTCGTGTTTTGGATTGGTATTGGTCACGCAGGTACTCTTATTTCGGCTATTCTCTTTTTGTTCCGTCAAAAATGGAGAACTGCTATCAATCGTTCGGCTGAAGCTATGACAATTTTTGCTGTGATGACCGCCGGTATGTTTCCTATTCTTCACACCGGTCGTCCCTGGTATGCCGCTTTTTATTTGTTCCCTTATCCTAATCAGCGACAATTATGGGTCAATTTTCGTTCACCGCTTGAGTGGGACGTGTGGGCGGTATCAACTTATTTCACAATTTCGCTTCTATTCTGGTACATTGGTCTTATTCCCGATATTGCTTCGGTGCGTGATCGAGCTAAAAACACCATTCGTAAAATTGTTTATACGGTTCTTTCCTTTGGCTGGAGAGGTTCGGCCAAGCATTGGAACCATTATGAAATGGTTTATTTAATCTTAGCGGGTCTTTCTACTCCTCTCGTGCTCTCGGTGCACTCCATCGTATCTTTCGATTTCGCTGTTGCCATTTTGCCTGGTTGGCATACCACCATTTTTCCTCCTTATTTCGTTGCTGGCGCTGTGTTTTCTGGCTTTGCTATGGTGGTTACTCTCTTATGCATTGTGCGCGAAGTATTTAACTTAAAAGATTTTATTACGGTAGGTCATTTGGAGAATATGAATAAAATTATTCTCCTTACCGGCACTATTGTAGGCTACGCCTACATTATGGAATTTTTTATCGCTTGGTATTCGGGTAGCATGTATGAACGATTCGCGTTTATTAACCGTGCAACCGGTCCTTATGCGTGGTCGTACTGGATTATGATGACTTGTAACGTGATTACTCCGCAAATTTTCTGGTTTAAAAATTTACGTCGCTCTATCCCGGTTATGTTTGTGGCATCTCTCATTGTTAATATTGGTATGTGGTTTGAGCGTTTTGTAATTATTATCACCTCACTCCATCGCGATTATTTGCCCTCAAGCTGGGATTATTACATCCCCACATTAACCGATTGGGGAATCACCATTATGAGTTTTGGTTTTTTCTTTACGTTATTTTTACTCTTTTGCCGGGTATTACCCACCATTTGTATGTTTGAAGTGAAAATGGTGATGGAAACCAAAGGAAAGCATCACTAG